A stretch of Rhizobium sp. TH2 DNA encodes these proteins:
- a CDS encoding M3 family metallopeptidase, translating to MTEPAINQAIFNWDGPHGLPRFAAVRDEDFKPAFDFALVAHDAEIDAIANNPEAPTFANTITALEIAGDELSRVSSIFWNKAGSDTNEAIQHLEREISPVMSRHYSKIGQNEPLFKRIDALWESKDSLSLTLEETRVLERHWKGFVKSGAKLPKDQQKRLAKINETLSSLGTNFGQNVLADEKNWFLLLSDEDELAGLPDFVRDAMAAAAEARGEKGKYAVTLSRSIIEPFLTFSERRDLREQAFNAWAARGENPGPTDNREIIAETVALRDEKARLLGYPHYAALKLDNTMAKDAGTVNGLLMKVWEKARLRALEEEADLARLIAEEGRNHGVQPWDWRHFAEKLRARTFNFSESELKPYLQLERIIDACFAVAAKLFSIRAVRRTDIAGYHPDVRVYEIRDFEDNLVALFMGDYFARSSKRSGAWMSSFQSQHKLPLKNGAKGEIPIIYNVCNFAKPAESKPALLSIDDAKTLFHEFGHALHGMLSNVTYPTVSGTSVSRDFVELPSQLYEHWLTVPDILKEYALHYETGSPMPEELLDKVLAARTFNAGFNTVEFTSSALVDMAFHTRPPGDPMVLTAEVLAEIGMPSSIVMRHRTPHFSHVFSGDGYSAGYYSYMWSEVLDADAFEAFMETGNPFNAETARRLKENIYSVGGSIDPEDAYKAFRGKLPSPDAMLKKKGLAA from the coding sequence ATGACCGAACCCGCCATCAACCAGGCCATCTTCAACTGGGACGGCCCGCACGGCCTGCCGCGTTTCGCCGCCGTCCGCGACGAGGATTTCAAGCCGGCCTTCGATTTCGCTCTAGTGGCCCATGACGCGGAGATCGACGCTATCGCCAACAATCCGGAAGCGCCGACGTTCGCCAACACGATCACCGCGCTCGAAATCGCCGGCGACGAGCTGTCGCGCGTCTCGTCGATCTTCTGGAACAAGGCCGGTTCGGACACCAACGAAGCGATCCAGCATCTCGAACGCGAGATTTCGCCCGTCATGTCGCGGCACTATTCGAAGATCGGCCAGAACGAGCCGCTCTTCAAGCGCATCGATGCGCTCTGGGAGAGCAAGGACAGCCTCAGCCTGACGCTCGAGGAAACCCGCGTGCTCGAGCGCCACTGGAAGGGCTTCGTGAAATCCGGCGCCAAGCTGCCCAAGGACCAGCAGAAGCGGCTCGCCAAGATCAACGAGACGCTTTCAAGCCTCGGCACCAATTTCGGCCAGAACGTGCTGGCCGACGAGAAGAACTGGTTCCTGCTGCTCTCCGATGAAGACGAGCTCGCCGGCCTGCCGGATTTCGTCCGCGACGCCATGGCCGCGGCCGCCGAGGCGCGCGGCGAGAAAGGCAAATATGCCGTCACTCTCTCGCGCTCGATCATCGAACCGTTCCTGACCTTCTCCGAACGCCGCGATCTCCGCGAACAGGCCTTCAATGCCTGGGCCGCGCGCGGCGAAAATCCCGGCCCCACAGACAATCGCGAGATCATCGCCGAGACCGTGGCGCTCCGCGACGAGAAGGCCAGGCTGCTCGGCTACCCGCATTACGCGGCGCTGAAGCTCGACAACACCATGGCCAAGGACGCCGGCACCGTGAATGGCCTTCTGATGAAGGTCTGGGAAAAGGCCCGTCTCCGCGCCCTGGAGGAAGAGGCCGATCTCGCCCGCCTGATCGCCGAGGAAGGCAGGAACCACGGCGTGCAGCCCTGGGACTGGCGGCATTTCGCCGAGAAGCTCAGGGCCCGGACGTTCAACTTCTCGGAAAGCGAACTCAAACCCTATCTCCAGCTTGAGAGGATCATCGACGCCTGCTTTGCGGTCGCAGCCAAGCTCTTCTCCATCAGGGCCGTGCGCCGCACCGATATCGCCGGCTACCACCCCGATGTCCGCGTCTACGAGATCCGCGATTTCGAAGACAATCTCGTTGCACTGTTCATGGGTGACTATTTCGCCCGCTCCTCGAAGCGTTCCGGCGCCTGGATGAGTTCCTTCCAGAGCCAGCACAAGCTGCCGCTCAAGAACGGCGCCAAGGGCGAGATTCCGATCATCTACAATGTCTGCAATTTCGCCAAACCGGCCGAAAGCAAGCCGGCGCTGCTGTCGATCGACGACGCCAAGACGCTGTTCCACGAGTTCGGCCATGCGCTCCACGGCATGCTGTCCAACGTGACCTATCCCACGGTTTCCGGCACCAGCGTGTCCCGCGATTTCGTCGAGCTGCCGTCACAGCTTTACGAGCACTGGCTGACCGTGCCCGATATCCTCAAGGAATATGCGCTGCACTACGAGACTGGTTCGCCGATGCCCGAGGAACTGCTCGACAAGGTGCTTGCCGCCCGCACCTTCAACGCCGGCTTCAACACGGTCGAGTTCACCTCCTCGGCGCTGGTCGACATGGCCTTCCACACCAGGCCGCCGGGCGACCCGATGGTGCTGACCGCGGAGGTGCTCGCCGAGATCGGCATGCCGTCGTCGATCGTCATGCGCCACCGCACGCCGCATTTCAGCCACGTCTTCTCCGGCGATGGCTATTCCGCCGGCTACTATTCCTACATGTGGTCGGAAGTGCTAGACGCCGACGCCTTCGAAGCCTTCATGGAAACCGGCAATCCGTTCAACGCCGAGACAGCCAGGCGGCTCAAGGAAAACATCTATTCCGTCGGCGGTTCGATCGATCCGGAAGACGCCTACAAGGCCTTCCGCGGCAAGCTGCCGAGCCCCGACGCAATGCTGAAGAAGAAAGGGCTGGCGGCGTGA
- a CDS encoding Fic family protein, with amino-acid sequence MTDETRRHSVASEATLITDEILRAEAEARNGLLQYDYACRAIIDAIEKGSSWRLRPSLLLGLHREALQGISSYAGNYRPASVVIEGSRHKPVDAHRVPELIEDLCDYINEHWTRSTAIHLASFAMWRLNWIHPFSDGNGRTSRMISYAVLCIKLGLLLPGQKTIPDQIVENRTPYFAALEQADQNPSEGPFDLSAMEELLGNMLAAQLTSVMETATGKTLL; translated from the coding sequence ATGACTGATGAGACTCGTCGGCATAGTGTTGCCAGTGAGGCGACCCTTATCACCGATGAGATATTGCGTGCCGAGGCCGAAGCCAGAAACGGCCTGCTCCAATACGACTACGCGTGCCGCGCGATCATCGATGCTATAGAAAAGGGCTCGAGTTGGCGGTTGCGGCCATCCTTACTTCTTGGCCTACATAGGGAAGCACTTCAGGGTATAAGCTCCTACGCCGGCAATTATCGCCCTGCTTCGGTTGTTATCGAAGGCAGTCGGCACAAACCGGTCGATGCGCATCGAGTTCCCGAACTCATCGAAGACCTTTGCGACTACATTAACGAGCATTGGACAAGGAGCACCGCGATCCATCTGGCTTCCTTCGCCATGTGGAGGTTGAATTGGATTCATCCGTTCAGCGATGGCAATGGCCGGACATCCAGAATGATTTCCTACGCAGTGCTTTGCATCAAGCTTGGCCTTCTGTTGCCAGGACAAAAGACGATACCTGACCAGATTGTGGAAAATAGAACTCCCTATTTTGCAGCCCTCGAACAGGCCGACCAAAATCCTTCTGAGGGACCATTTGATTTGTCGGCTATGGAAGAGCTGCTCGGAAACATGCTCGCGGCACAGCTGACCAGCGTGATGGAAACAGCGACCGGCAAGACATTGCTTTAG
- a CDS encoding alkaline phosphatase, translating to MSRITSTLSRRTLLKSTAATGLFAATSSLALPFYARAANAPSFTHGVQSGDVDSSSGMIWTRVDRPSRIQMEISTVESFKDPIRLAPMNALPESDFAVKRLVENLPSDQEIFYRFTAADLSDINVMSEPVTGRFRTGPSSRRNIRFAWSGDTVGQGWGIDDKGMYSYATIAGHQPDFFLHSGDTIYADGPLKESVDLPDGTKWVNKVVIPEKMKVAETLAEYRGQWKYNMMDEHVRALAAICPTFFQWDDHEVTNNWSSSKNLMADDRYTEKSIALLSARAGRAFHEMTPIRYTPAEPGRVYRKISYGPMMDVFFIDLRSYRGPNGESKETVLDDNSRIVGAEQMRWLKRELANSRATWKILASDMPLGIIVWDNGKEKKGAEAIANGDHGPASGRELEIADLLRYIKTSGIKNTVWLTADVHYSAAHYYNPDKAQFQDFDPFWEFVSGPIHAGSFGPNDMDMTFGPEVKFVAAPTKEQGQNLPPSAGLQFFGLVDIDGATEQLTVRIIKRDDKELYKVTLDPVRTT from the coding sequence ATGTCAAGGATCACCAGCACACTTTCACGCCGAACCCTTTTGAAGAGCACGGCCGCGACAGGCCTCTTCGCGGCCACGTCCAGTCTCGCGCTGCCCTTCTATGCGCGCGCCGCCAATGCGCCGAGCTTCACCCATGGCGTCCAGTCGGGCGATGTCGATTCGTCCTCCGGCATGATCTGGACGCGCGTCGACCGTCCGTCGCGGATCCAGATGGAGATTTCCACCGTCGAGAGCTTCAAGGACCCGATCCGTCTCGCGCCGATGAACGCGCTTCCCGAAAGCGATTTCGCCGTCAAGCGCCTCGTCGAGAACCTGCCCTCGGACCAGGAGATCTTCTATCGCTTCACCGCAGCCGATCTCTCCGACATCAATGTCATGTCCGAGCCGGTCACCGGCCGCTTCCGCACCGGCCCGTCTTCGCGCCGCAACATCCGCTTCGCATGGTCGGGCGATACGGTTGGCCAGGGCTGGGGCATCGACGACAAGGGCATGTATTCCTATGCCACGATCGCCGGGCACCAGCCGGATTTCTTCCTGCATTCCGGCGACACGATTTACGCCGACGGTCCGCTCAAGGAGAGCGTCGATCTGCCTGATGGCACCAAATGGGTCAACAAGGTCGTCATTCCCGAAAAGATGAAGGTCGCCGAGACGCTGGCCGAATATCGCGGCCAGTGGAAGTACAACATGATGGACGAGCATGTCCGCGCGCTCGCCGCCATCTGTCCGACGTTCTTCCAGTGGGACGATCATGAAGTGACCAACAATTGGTCCTCGTCGAAGAACCTGATGGCCGACGACCGCTACACCGAAAAGTCGATCGCGCTGCTGTCCGCCCGTGCCGGCCGCGCCTTCCACGAAATGACGCCGATCCGCTATACCCCGGCCGAGCCGGGCCGCGTCTATCGCAAGATCTCCTATGGCCCTATGATGGATGTGTTCTTCATCGACCTGCGCTCCTATCGCGGCCCGAATGGGGAATCGAAGGAGACGGTGCTCGACGACAATTCGCGCATTGTCGGGGCCGAGCAGATGCGCTGGCTGAAGCGCGAACTCGCCAATTCCCGCGCCACCTGGAAAATCCTTGCCAGCGACATGCCGCTCGGCATTATCGTCTGGGACAATGGCAAGGAGAAGAAGGGCGCCGAAGCCATCGCCAACGGCGATCATGGCCCGGCCAGCGGCCGCGAACTCGAAATCGCCGACCTGCTGCGCTACATCAAGACCTCGGGGATCAAGAACACGGTCTGGCTGACCGCCGACGTGCATTACTCCGCCGCCCATTACTACAATCCCGACAAGGCCCAGTTCCAGGATTTCGATCCTTTCTGGGAGTTCGTTTCCGGCCCGATCCATGCCGGCAGCTTCGGCCCCAACGACATGGACATGACATTTGGTCCGGAAGTGAAGTTCGTCGCTGCGCCGACCAAGGAGCAGGGCCAGAACCTGCCGCCCTCGGCCGGCCTGCAGTTCTTCGGCCTCGTCGATATCGACGGCGCGACCGAGCAGTTGACCGTCCGGATCATCAAGCGCGACGACAAGGAGCTCTACAAGGTTACGCTCGATCCGGTCCGGACGACCTGA